The Salvelinus sp. IW2-2015 unplaced genomic scaffold, ASM291031v2 Un_scaffold4083, whole genome shotgun sequence genome has a window encoding:
- the nppcl2 gene encoding C-type natriuretic peptide 2 — protein sequence MAASSSSSTLTLLLLLILLSLSLSVESRLSSQPSPRPSPRKHDTQVLDNRFSAQLRSLILNQPDITSEGSTSGPSHSYHPPSQGLAGRGMGAGPVVPRLFLDFLRRQRMFRGGSRRSATARGCFGMKVDRIGSISGLGC from the exons ATGGCtgcttcatcttcttcttccacccttacccttcttctcctcctcatcctcctctctctgtcactgagtGTGGAGTCTCGACTCTCGTCCCAACCCTCGCCCCGACCCTCACCTCGGAAACACGACACACAG gtACTAGATAATCGCTTCAGCGCTCAGCTCCGCTCTCTGATCCTCAACCAACCAGACATCACCTCTGAAGGTTCCACATCTGGCCCCTCCCATTCctaccaccctccctcccagggATTGGCTGGTCGTGGCATGGGGGCGGGTCCTGTGGTCCCCAGGTTGTTCCTAGACTTTCTGCGCCGACAGAGGATGTTCCGTGGGGGGAGCAGGAGGAGCGCCACCGCCAGGGGATGCTTCGGCATGAAGGTGGACCGCATCGGATCTATCAGCGGTCTGGGATGCTGA